One stretch of Skermanella mucosa DNA includes these proteins:
- a CDS encoding SLC13 family permease has product MSDIWIVFAIIAAIIVLFIWDRLPVIAVCVGAALSLWVTGILTLSQSLAGFGDPAVIFIAALFVVSAGLEVAGVTAWAGQVLIRQAGDSRMRLIVLMMGFVGVLSALISVNGAVAALLPVVVVMAIRLGRSPSQLLMPLVFGAHGGSLLMLTGSPVNVLVVEASADAGGGGFGYFEFALIGAPIVLGCIGIVVLFGERLLPSRTSRSLPPDLSRHATTLFEQYRLSGDVYQLHVRPGSPLIGKTREAIGLARRGDLTFVTFKDAQGLLIRRDTIGEGDLLVVRGPADQAAEVAREFNLAFREDAPEGEIADQLFNRDSGLAEVLIPPRSPLIGERFFPGMVTESGDLIVLALQRQGVDLTPGNALAAGDTMLLQGTWKALDTRLDQAEVLVVNSPDLMRRQAVPMGRGAGTVLAALAVMVFLLATGLVPPAVAGLLAAGIILISGVLSVEQVYRSINWTTVILVGAMMPLSTAMERTGAAALLAESLVGFVGDAGPYALMTGLFVFSAVLGQVISNTATALIIIPISVVAAQQMGISTQPVLMCVCVACAGAFLTPVATATNLMVMEPGAYRFGDYWKLGLPMLIWCFILVIFVVPVIWPF; this is encoded by the coding sequence GTGAGCGATATCTGGATCGTCTTCGCCATCATTGCTGCGATCATCGTGCTGTTCATATGGGACCGTCTTCCGGTCATCGCTGTCTGCGTAGGCGCCGCGCTGTCGCTCTGGGTGACGGGAATCCTGACGTTGAGCCAGAGCCTGGCAGGCTTCGGCGACCCGGCGGTGATATTCATCGCGGCGCTCTTCGTCGTCAGCGCCGGCCTGGAGGTGGCGGGCGTGACGGCCTGGGCCGGGCAGGTCCTGATCAGGCAGGCCGGCGACAGCCGGATGAGGCTGATCGTGCTGATGATGGGCTTCGTCGGGGTCCTGAGCGCGCTGATCAGCGTGAACGGCGCGGTGGCGGCGCTTCTGCCCGTGGTGGTCGTCATGGCCATCCGGCTGGGCCGGTCGCCTTCCCAGCTGCTGATGCCGCTGGTCTTCGGAGCCCATGGGGGCTCCCTGCTGATGCTGACCGGCAGCCCGGTCAACGTGCTCGTGGTGGAAGCTTCGGCGGATGCGGGCGGCGGCGGATTCGGCTATTTCGAGTTCGCGCTGATCGGCGCGCCGATCGTGCTGGGGTGCATCGGGATCGTGGTGCTGTTCGGCGAACGCCTGCTGCCGAGCCGCACCAGCCGGTCCCTGCCGCCCGACCTGAGCCGGCATGCGACCACCCTGTTCGAGCAGTATCGCCTGTCGGGCGACGTGTATCAGCTGCATGTGCGTCCGGGATCCCCGCTGATCGGAAAGACGCGCGAGGCCATCGGCCTCGCCAGAAGGGGCGATCTGACCTTCGTGACGTTCAAGGACGCGCAGGGCCTCCTGATCCGGCGCGACACCATAGGCGAGGGCGACCTGCTGGTCGTGCGCGGGCCTGCCGACCAGGCGGCCGAAGTCGCCCGGGAATTCAACCTCGCCTTCCGCGAGGACGCGCCCGAGGGGGAGATCGCCGACCAGCTCTTCAACCGCGACTCCGGGCTTGCGGAAGTGCTGATCCCGCCGCGGTCGCCCCTGATCGGGGAGCGTTTCTTTCCCGGGATGGTCACCGAAAGCGGCGACCTGATCGTGCTGGCGCTTCAGCGGCAGGGCGTCGACCTGACGCCGGGCAACGCGCTGGCGGCGGGCGACACCATGCTTCTGCAGGGCACCTGGAAGGCCCTCGACACGCGGCTCGACCAAGCCGAGGTGCTGGTGGTCAACTCGCCCGACCTGATGCGGCGCCAGGCCGTGCCGATGGGGCGGGGCGCCGGGACGGTCCTCGCGGCGCTCGCGGTCATGGTGTTCCTGCTGGCCACGGGGCTGGTGCCGCCCGCCGTCGCGGGGCTGCTCGCCGCCGGCATCATCCTGATCTCGGGAGTGCTGAGCGTGGAACAGGTGTATCGCTCGATCAATTGGACGACGGTGATCCTGGTCGGCGCCATGATGCCGCTCTCGACCGCGATGGAGCGGACCGGCGCCGCCGCCCTGCTCGCCGAGAGCCTCGTGGGGTTCGTCGGGGATGCCGGACCCTATGCGCTGATGACCGGCCTCTTCGTGTTCTCGGCGGTCCTCGGGCAGGTGATCTCCAATACCGCCACGGCGCTCATCATCATCCCGATCTCGGTGGTCGCGGCCCAGCAGATGGGCATCTCGACGCAGCCGGTCCTGATGTGCGTGTGCGTCGCCTGCGCCGGGGCTTTCCTGACTCCGGTGGCGACGGCGACGAACCTGATGGTGATGGAGCCGGGCGCCTACAGGTTCGGCGATTACTGGAAGCTGGGCCTGCCGATGCTGATCTGGTGCTTCATCCTCGTGATCTTCGTGGTGCCGGTCATCTGGCCGTTCTGA
- a CDS encoding AbgT family transporter, giving the protein MAGELGYTTPSQTQAVAKKPGALDRFLTTIERVGNKVPHPGIIFFILIGIVIVLSAVFGLLGTSITYEVADPVSGEIETRTTAVRSLLSAEGLRFMITSPVANFLGFGSVGVIIIAMVGVGVAEESGLIATLVRKIVLIAPRSIFTFIVVMLGVVSSIAADAGYLVLVPLGAAAFHSLGRHPLAGLAAAFSGVAAVFLVNVFVTPTDALLAEMTNDAIRLVDPARQVTLVGNLYFMIVSSLLMAVLCTLITEKIVEPHLGPYTGGVPVEAAEGLTPEQSKGLRNAGIALAVFVAVMALLTAPPNSVLRNPQTGEILSGSPFMDGLIIQISALFFAVGFAYGKGAGTINNLTQAIGMIVKTFAGLAGLIFLLLVIAQFIAFFNFTNMATVLAANLADILQDAPINGVGYIIIFVLIIFLIDVLITGAVAKWAIFAPVFIPLFMRLGGDPNLVLAAYRVGDSPMNVITPLNVYLGVMVGFAAKYQKDAGIGTIVSLMLPYTGILVVAWTLLLIAWYVLGIPLGPA; this is encoded by the coding sequence ATGGCGGGCGAACTCGGATACACGACGCCGAGCCAGACGCAGGCGGTGGCCAAGAAACCGGGAGCTCTGGACAGGTTTCTCACGACGATCGAACGCGTTGGAAACAAGGTGCCGCACCCGGGCATCATCTTCTTCATCCTGATCGGCATCGTCATCGTCCTGTCGGCTGTTTTCGGCCTTCTGGGAACCTCGATCACCTACGAGGTGGCCGATCCGGTCTCGGGCGAGATCGAGACGCGCACGACGGCCGTGCGGAGCCTGCTGTCGGCAGAGGGCCTGCGCTTCATGATCACGTCCCCCGTGGCTAATTTCCTGGGCTTCGGATCGGTCGGCGTGATCATCATCGCCATGGTCGGCGTGGGCGTCGCCGAGGAGTCCGGGCTGATCGCGACGCTGGTCCGCAAGATCGTCCTCATCGCGCCCCGCTCGATCTTCACCTTCATCGTCGTGATGCTCGGGGTCGTTTCCTCGATCGCGGCGGACGCGGGCTACCTGGTGCTCGTCCCGCTGGGCGCCGCGGCATTCCACAGCCTCGGGCGGCATCCCCTGGCGGGGCTGGCGGCGGCCTTTTCCGGGGTGGCGGCGGTATTCCTCGTCAATGTCTTCGTCACGCCCACCGACGCGCTGCTGGCCGAAATGACCAACGACGCGATACGCCTCGTCGATCCGGCGCGCCAGGTCACCCTCGTCGGCAACCTCTATTTCATGATCGTCTCAAGCCTTCTGATGGCAGTTCTCTGCACGCTCATCACCGAGAAGATCGTCGAACCGCATCTGGGACCCTACACGGGCGGCGTGCCGGTGGAGGCCGCCGAAGGATTGACCCCGGAGCAATCCAAGGGCCTGCGCAACGCCGGCATAGCGCTCGCGGTGTTCGTGGCGGTGATGGCGCTCCTGACCGCACCGCCGAACTCGGTGCTGCGAAACCCGCAGACCGGGGAGATCCTGTCGGGCTCGCCCTTCATGGACGGCCTGATCATCCAGATCAGCGCGCTTTTCTTCGCGGTCGGCTTCGCCTACGGCAAGGGAGCCGGCACGATCAACAACCTGACCCAGGCGATCGGCATGATCGTGAAGACCTTCGCGGGGCTCGCGGGGCTGATCTTCCTCCTCCTTGTCATCGCGCAGTTCATCGCGTTCTTCAACTTCACCAACATGGCGACCGTGCTGGCCGCCAACCTCGCCGACATCCTGCAGGACGCGCCGATCAACGGGGTCGGCTACATCATCATCTTCGTGCTGATCATCTTCCTGATCGATGTCCTGATCACCGGGGCCGTCGCGAAGTGGGCGATCTTCGCTCCCGTGTTCATTCCGCTCTTCATGCGACTGGGCGGGGACCCGAACCTTGTCCTGGCGGCCTATCGGGTCGGGGATTCGCCGATGAACGTCATAACGCCGCTGAACGTGTATCTCGGGGTCATGGTCGGCTTCGCCGCGAAGTACCAGAAGGACGCAGGCATCGGCACCATCGTCTCCCTGATGCTGCCATACACCGGGATCCTCGTGGTCGCCTGGACCCTGCTCCTGATCGCCTGGTACGTGCTCGGCATCCCGCTCGGGCCGGCCTGA
- a CDS encoding DUF1269 domain-containing protein: MSDLICVAFKDKETADKALDELREMQREYLIDLEDACVAVRELDGKVRLKQAVNLVSLGSAKSGLSGMLWGSLVGLLFLNPLAGMALGGVIGAGTGALAGSVTDYGIPDDYIRKIAQTIEPGTSALFVLVRRVNPDKVLPELSKYHGTVLRTSLTTEQENRLKEALNCATAQATA; this comes from the coding sequence ATGTCCGATCTGATCTGCGTCGCGTTCAAGGACAAGGAAACGGCCGACAAGGCCCTCGACGAACTGCGGGAGATGCAGCGGGAATACCTCATCGACCTTGAGGATGCCTGCGTCGCGGTGCGGGAACTGGACGGCAAGGTGCGCCTGAAGCAGGCGGTGAACCTCGTGTCCCTGGGAAGCGCCAAATCGGGGCTTTCCGGCATGCTCTGGGGCTCGCTGGTCGGCCTGCTGTTCCTCAATCCTCTCGCCGGCATGGCGCTGGGAGGCGTCATCGGCGCCGGGACCGGCGCGCTGGCCGGCAGCGTGACCGATTACGGCATCCCGGACGATTACATCCGGAAGATCGCCCAGACGATCGAGCCGGGGACCTCCGCGCTGTTCGTGCTGGTGCGCAGGGTCAATCCCGACAAGGTGCTGCCCGAGCTCAGCAAGTACCATGGCACGGTGCTGCGCACGTCGCTGACGACCGAGCAGGAGAACCGCCTCAAGGAGGCCTTGAACTGCGCCACTGCGCAGGCGACGGCATAA
- a CDS encoding cation diffusion facilitator family transporter: protein MPAADAEQKVLRRSIIVTVLIGAAGVLFGILSGSLSIIFDGMFSAVDASMTALALMVTRLIARDKSERFQLGFWHLEPMALALNGALLILLAFYAFVNAVGLLLAGGRDLSFDWAIVYAAVVAAACFAMFFAGRRANRAIGSEFVALDVKGWLMSGTITLALLVAFIAAAMLRDTRFEALAPYVDPAILAVLALIILPVPVRTVRQAISEILLAAPGNLDSSVRAVAEATVEKYGFEGYQTYVAKVGRSRFIEIHLIVPQSFRIDSVRRLDEIREEIGAAIGGSERERWLTIAFVGDRRWSI, encoded by the coding sequence ATGCCCGCAGCCGACGCCGAACAGAAAGTCCTACGCCGCTCGATCATCGTCACCGTCCTCATCGGAGCGGCCGGGGTCCTTTTCGGCATCCTGTCCGGATCGCTCTCCATCATCTTCGACGGCATGTTCTCGGCCGTCGACGCCTCCATGACGGCGCTGGCGCTGATGGTGACGCGGCTCATCGCCCGCGACAAGAGCGAGCGCTTCCAGCTGGGCTTCTGGCACCTCGAACCGATGGCGCTGGCGCTCAACGGCGCCCTGCTGATCCTCCTCGCCTTCTACGCCTTCGTGAACGCGGTCGGCCTGCTGCTGGCCGGCGGGCGCGACCTCTCCTTCGACTGGGCGATCGTCTACGCCGCCGTCGTCGCGGCCGCGTGTTTCGCGATGTTCTTCGCCGGCCGCAGGGCGAACCGGGCGATCGGGTCGGAGTTCGTCGCCCTCGACGTCAAGGGCTGGCTGATGTCGGGGACGATCACCCTGGCCCTGCTGGTGGCCTTCATCGCCGCGGCCATGTTGCGGGACACGCGCTTCGAGGCCCTGGCACCTTATGTCGATCCGGCCATCCTCGCCGTGCTGGCGCTGATCATCCTTCCGGTGCCCGTGAGGACGGTGAGGCAGGCGATCTCGGAAATCCTCCTCGCCGCGCCGGGCAACCTGGACAGCAGCGTCCGGGCCGTCGCGGAGGCGACGGTGGAGAAATACGGCTTCGAAGGCTACCAGACCTACGTCGCCAAGGTCGGCCGCTCCCGTTTCATCGAGATCCACCTGATCGTGCCGCAATCGTTCCGGATCGACAGCGTCCGGCGCCTCGACGAGATCCGGGAGGAGATCGGGGCGGCGATCGGCGGATCGGAACGCGAGCGCTGGCTGACGATCGCCTTCGTCGGCGACAGGCGCTGGTCGATCTGA
- a CDS encoding translocation/assembly module TamB domain-containing protein, whose product MGSRVRRWAAALLLAGAAGAVIFQERSGENGSGWIAGQVQHLLSGPDRTVTIGRVEIGWSLDVAIHDLAIADGQGIWLDVDRVTLDWAPGALLRREVRIGGLDVNRMALERLPAGQPEPPPGEEPFGLPRLPDLPVGIDLQKLTVGQLDLGAPLLGGEPASLRIDGSARLERRGAGVAANLAVGRLDRPGSGKLALDHAPGADRLDLDLAVEEPEGGVIARAAGIPGLPPVTVVLRGSGPLPGWRGRLDGSAGDMARVGADATIRGIPGADGAAGYGVTISGDAALARPPDRLLDRRIAALIGDGIAFRAEAALEPARRIALTGARVTLAAGTLELSGTYRFDPPELDFDYALEADAGSSLRILAPEVGWEHVRLSGKAAGPVDAPTVAADLAIEGIAAADPRIARLAGPEVRISGSAVILPGTGEIRIDGLRVGAAIGTLSATALVRDWQAVDARVALDMPDLKHLADIAGVPLEGAAVLGADLTGGDQAVLVRADVTGTATGLRTGRIHPAVDALVGREVDLAGLVTVGTDGSIDLSSLRIDGRHVELTASATFRDGALDAGWRASLPRLDVLAEPLETAVAGSSVVDGTATGPLDALEVRADLAGRDLVLSGRAVPRADLSVRATLAPGTSRGTLDASAVVGRQPFDARTAFALEGQRLGLTGLSLGAGRDRITGAVGVALDRMTATGRLAGDIGDLGVFSVLAGRTLGGSGRLEVRLDDARGRQAATAALGTRNLSVAGPEGPVLAASRLDLNADVSAARGGIRFDGRLDGTGVAVAGAPAQPVRVRLAGGLTREGTLRRLGVDKLDGAYAGEPFRLAGPATAAIGPDIFEVRNLLLTSREARVALDGGLVRNALDGTATLTRIPLALASLVAPDHEVTGRLDGKAVFGGSLADPRADLDLRAADVTLRGGEAAGLTGIDIGATGRWRNGRLALDGKAATRRRDGVDMRFQADLPLVLRREPLTVDLPRNVPVSGALRGHVELAILNDLLADTGDQAQGRLDVNLDLAGSLGDPRLGGDARIAGGRYENRAAGAVISGITLRLRGDGRRLTVDRFDGRTPGGGTVEVSGSVNVDPADPRAFDLSIEAGNAQLVQTDIVTAKFDTLLSLTGPLDAPLLRGPVTIRHADIRIPERMPPGVVEIQVEEINRPGGPAPAEQPTASPLRLRLDMTVKAENRIFVRGRGLAIELSSDATVGGTAAKPIPGGGLRLVNGTLDLLTTWFEFTRADIVFTGDGSADPMLDVSAQARAADITARVVVTGRASAPRITLTSTPELPQDEILARVLFSKPFSNLSAIEAVQIAQSVSRLTGIGGAPGVIDKVRGTLGIDRLELLSGKPGEGLSGTGVAAGRYVSRDVYVGAEQRVGEAGSRAVVEITLTRNLRLRTDVGTNSGASIGVLYEWEY is encoded by the coding sequence ATGGGAAGTCGGGTTCGCCGGTGGGCTGCGGCATTGCTGCTGGCGGGCGCGGCAGGCGCCGTCATCTTCCAGGAGCGATCCGGGGAGAACGGTTCCGGCTGGATCGCCGGCCAAGTCCAGCACCTGCTGAGCGGCCCGGACCGCACCGTCACGATCGGCCGCGTCGAAATCGGCTGGAGCCTCGACGTCGCCATCCATGACCTCGCCATTGCCGACGGCCAGGGAATCTGGCTCGACGTCGATCGGGTGACGCTGGACTGGGCGCCGGGCGCCCTGTTGCGCCGCGAGGTCCGGATCGGCGGCCTCGACGTCAACCGCATGGCGCTGGAGCGCCTGCCCGCCGGCCAGCCCGAGCCTCCGCCCGGCGAAGAGCCCTTCGGCCTGCCGCGGCTTCCCGACCTGCCGGTCGGCATCGATCTTCAGAAGCTGACGGTGGGGCAGCTCGACCTCGGTGCCCCCCTGCTCGGCGGCGAGCCGGCCAGCCTGAGGATCGACGGCAGTGCCCGGTTGGAGCGCCGCGGCGCTGGGGTCGCGGCGAATCTCGCGGTCGGCCGCCTGGACAGGCCGGGCTCCGGCAAGCTGGCACTGGACCACGCGCCCGGCGCCGACCGGCTCGACCTCGACTTGGCGGTGGAGGAGCCGGAGGGTGGCGTGATCGCGCGGGCCGCCGGCATCCCCGGCCTGCCGCCGGTCACTGTCGTCCTGCGCGGCTCCGGCCCCCTGCCCGGCTGGCGGGGCCGGCTGGACGGCAGCGCCGGCGACATGGCGCGCGTCGGCGCCGATGCCACCATCCGCGGCATTCCGGGTGCGGACGGCGCTGCGGGCTACGGGGTGACGATCAGCGGTGACGCCGCCCTCGCCCGACCGCCCGACCGGCTGCTCGACCGGCGGATCGCCGCGCTGATCGGTGACGGCATCGCCTTTCGGGCGGAAGCCGCCCTCGAGCCGGCCCGCAGGATCGCGCTCACCGGCGCCCGCGTGACGCTGGCAGCCGGAACGCTGGAGCTTTCCGGCACCTACCGGTTCGATCCCCCGGAGCTCGACTTCGACTACGCACTGGAGGCCGATGCCGGTTCGTCCCTGCGCATCCTCGCTCCCGAGGTCGGCTGGGAGCACGTCCGGCTCTCGGGGAAAGCCGCCGGACCGGTCGACGCACCGACCGTCGCCGCCGATCTCGCCATCGAGGGTATCGCCGCCGCGGACCCGCGTATCGCCCGGTTGGCCGGCCCGGAGGTGAGGATCTCCGGCAGCGCCGTGATCCTTCCCGGCACCGGAGAGATCCGTATCGACGGCCTTCGGGTCGGCGCCGCGATCGGGACCCTGAGCGCCACCGCCCTGGTCCGCGACTGGCAGGCGGTCGACGCCCGGGTCGCGCTCGACATGCCCGACCTGAAGCACCTCGCGGATATCGCCGGGGTGCCGCTCGAAGGAGCGGCCGTGCTCGGCGCCGATCTGACCGGCGGCGATCAGGCGGTCCTGGTGCGGGCGGACGTGACTGGCACCGCCACCGGCCTGCGCACCGGCCGGATCCATCCCGCAGTCGACGCCCTGGTCGGCCGCGAGGTGGATCTGGCCGGCCTCGTGACCGTGGGGACCGACGGCTCGATCGACCTGTCCAGCCTGAGGATTGACGGCCGGCATGTGGAGCTCACGGCGTCGGCGACTTTCCGCGACGGCGCCCTGGACGCCGGGTGGCGCGCCAGCCTGCCCCGCCTCGACGTCCTCGCCGAACCGCTGGAGACGGCGGTGGCCGGATCGTCCGTGGTGGACGGCACCGCGACCGGGCCGCTCGACGCGCTGGAAGTCCGGGCCGATCTGGCCGGCCGCGATCTGGTCCTGTCAGGCCGCGCCGTGCCGCGCGCCGATCTCTCCGTGCGGGCGACCCTGGCGCCGGGAACATCGCGCGGCACCCTGGACGCCAGCGCCGTCGTGGGCCGGCAGCCGTTCGATGCCAGGACCGCCTTCGCCCTCGAAGGACAACGCCTTGGCCTGACCGGCCTATCGCTGGGCGCCGGGCGCGACCGGATCACCGGCGCCGTCGGGGTGGCGCTCGACCGCATGACCGCGACGGGCCGGCTGGCCGGCGACATCGGCGATCTCGGCGTCTTCTCCGTCCTGGCCGGCCGGACGCTGGGCGGCAGCGGCAGGCTGGAAGTCAGGCTTGACGATGCTCGGGGCCGGCAGGCCGCGACCGCCGCCCTCGGGACAAGGAACCTGTCGGTCGCCGGTCCGGAGGGTCCCGTGCTGGCGGCCAGCCGGCTTGACCTGAACGCCGACGTCAGCGCCGCGCGGGGCGGGATTCGGTTCGACGGCAGGCTGGACGGAACGGGCGTTGCCGTCGCCGGCGCTCCGGCGCAGCCCGTACGGGTGAGACTCGCGGGCGGCTTGACCCGGGAAGGAACTCTCCGGCGGCTCGGAGTCGACAAGCTGGACGGCGCCTATGCCGGTGAACCGTTCCGGCTGGCCGGTCCGGCCACCGCGGCCATCGGCCCCGACATCTTCGAGGTCCGCAACCTGCTCCTCACCAGCCGCGAGGCCCGCGTCGCCCTGGACGGCGGACTGGTCCGCAACGCCCTGGACGGCACCGCCACCCTGACCCGGATCCCGCTGGCGCTCGCCTCCCTGGTAGCGCCTGATCATGAAGTCACCGGCCGCCTGGACGGCAAGGCCGTCTTCGGCGGCAGCCTCGCCGATCCGCGCGCCGACCTGGACCTGCGGGCCGCCGACGTGACCCTGAGGGGCGGAGAGGCCGCGGGACTGACCGGCATCGACATCGGTGCCACCGGCCGGTGGCGGAACGGCCGGCTGGCCCTGGACGGCAAGGCCGCGACCCGCCGGCGGGACGGCGTCGACATGCGGTTCCAGGCGGACTTGCCGCTCGTGCTGCGCCGGGAACCGCTGACGGTGGACCTGCCGCGGAACGTCCCCGTCAGCGGGGCGCTGCGCGGCCATGTCGAGCTCGCGATCCTGAACGACCTGCTCGCCGACACCGGCGACCAAGCGCAGGGGCGGCTCGACGTCAATCTCGACCTTGCCGGCTCCCTCGGCGATCCGCGGCTGGGCGGCGACGCCAGAATCGCAGGCGGCCGCTACGAGAACCGGGCGGCGGGCGCGGTGATCAGCGGGATCACCCTGCGGCTGCGCGGCGACGGCAGGCGCCTGACAGTCGACCGGTTCGACGGACGCACCCCGGGCGGCGGCACCGTCGAGGTCTCCGGCTCGGTGAACGTCGATCCGGCCGACCCCCGGGCCTTCGACCTGAGCATCGAGGCCGGCAACGCGCAGCTCGTCCAGACCGACATCGTCACGGCGAAGTTCGACACGCTGCTGAGCCTGACCGGGCCGCTCGACGCCCCGCTGCTCCGGGGACCGGTCACGATCCGGCACGCCGACATCCGGATACCGGAGAGGATGCCGCCCGGCGTGGTCGAGATCCAGGTGGAGGAGATCAACCGGCCGGGCGGCCCCGCCCCGGCGGAGCAGCCCACGGCGTCGCCGCTCCGGCTCCGGCTCGACATGACCGTGAAGGCGGAGAACCGGATTTTCGTTCGCGGCCGCGGATTGGCGATCGAACTGTCGTCCGATGCGACGGTCGGCGGCACGGCCGCCAAGCCGATCCCGGGCGGCGGGCTGAGGCTGGTCAACGGCACGCTCGACCTGCTGACCACGTGGTTCGAGTTCACCCGGGCCGACATCGTTTTCACCGGCGACGGCAGCGCCGATCCGATGCTGGACGTCAGCGCCCAGGCCAGGGCCGCCGACATCACGGCGCGGGTGGTGGTCACGGGGCGCGCGTCCGCCCCCAGGATCACGCTGACCTCCACGCCCGAACTGCCGCAGGACGAGATCCTCGCGCGCGTCCTGTTCAGCAAGCCGTTCAGCAACCTGAGCGCGATCGAGGCCGTCCAGATCGCCCAGTCCGTCAGCCGTCTCACCGGCATCGGCGGCGCTCCCGGCGTCATCGACAAGGTGCGCGGCACGCTGGGCATCGACCGGCTCGAGCTGCTGAGCGGCAAGCCGGGCGAGGGCCTGTCGGGTACCGGCGTCGCTGCCGGCCGCTACGTCTCGCGCGACGTCTATGTCGGTGCCGAGCAGCGCGTGGGCGAGGCGGGCAGCCGGGCCGTGGTCGAGATCACCCTGACCAGGAACCTGAGGCTCCGCACCGATGTTGGGACCAACTCGGGCGCCAGTATCGGCGTGCTGTACGAATGGGAATACTGA
- a CDS encoding MlaA family lipoprotein, whose amino-acid sequence MPRRPMPRCLVAHLALVFLLAAGGCAGPGGGGRYEPPRRDLAAVSDDPARAREILLVSDPLEGANRRIYKFNAQLDQYVLIPVVDAYKFVVPRFLRRRVTSFFQNLGEINTFTNSVLQASPDKATPTLGRFMINSTVGLFGLFDVATELGVPRQDADFGQTLGIWGVDTGPYLVLPALGPSNLRDAVGTAVDWATLAFAIPNSILDNTAYDYAPYGIQQIDARYRVPFRYHSTGSPFEYELIRYAWTAKRDFQVNRDAPPPE is encoded by the coding sequence ATGCCCCGGCGCCCAATGCCCCGTTGCCTCGTGGCCCATCTGGCCCTGGTTTTCCTGCTGGCGGCCGGCGGATGCGCCGGTCCGGGCGGAGGCGGGCGGTACGAGCCTCCCCGAAGGGACCTGGCCGCGGTTTCGGACGATCCGGCCCGGGCTCGCGAGATCCTCCTCGTTTCTGACCCCCTGGAAGGCGCCAACCGCCGCATCTACAAGTTCAACGCCCAGCTCGACCAATACGTCCTCATCCCGGTGGTGGACGCCTACAAGTTCGTCGTCCCCCGCTTCCTGCGCCGCAGGGTGACGTCGTTCTTCCAGAACCTGGGGGAGATCAACACCTTCACCAATTCGGTGCTTCAGGCAAGTCCCGACAAGGCGACTCCCACGCTGGGCCGGTTCATGATCAATTCGACCGTCGGGCTGTTCGGCCTGTTCGACGTCGCCACCGAACTGGGCGTCCCGCGGCAGGACGCCGATTTCGGCCAGACCCTGGGCATCTGGGGGGTGGACACCGGACCCTACCTGGTGCTGCCCGCCCTCGGCCCATCCAACCTGCGCGACGCGGTCGGGACGGCGGTGGACTGGGCGACGCTCGCTTTCGCCATCCCGAACTCGATCCTGGACAACACCGCCTATGACTACGCTCCCTACGGCATCCAGCAGATCGATGCCCGCTACCGGGTTCCATTCCGCTATCATTCGACAGGATCGCCCTTCGAATACGAGTTGATCCGCTATGCCTGGACGGCCAAGCGGGACTTCCAGGTGAACCGCGATGCTCCGCCTCCCGAATGA